The following nucleotide sequence is from Apodemus sylvaticus chromosome 2, mApoSyl1.1, whole genome shotgun sequence.
ATCTAAGTAATTCTCATCAGAGCGTGGTCTTATGGAACTAGTAGGTTTCCGGTGGGACATGCTATCTTGTCATTTCATGgtggttcgtgtgtgtgtgtgtgtgtgtgtgtgtgtgtgtgtgcgcgcgtgcgcgcatgcTTTTGTGATGTGAACTGCTTTCATTGGACACATGTCTGAGGTGAGGATTCAGCCTGCTTCAGGTTGGGCCGAAGGCCATATATATCTTCTATAGAAGTGGTAAGATTGGGTCTAGGCCTGCCAGCAAGGAGATGAGACATGGGTAGTCTAGGGTCAGGGGAGGTCACCTGGCAGTACTGGTAGGTGTGTGAGCTAAATTTCCAGCACTGAGGGGATAGCAGGAGCAGACTTGGTTCTCAGACTCACTAGGCAAAGCCATACAGGGGTTGTGTGTTCAAAGCTAGGTCTGGGAAAGTTGTCTAGAAAGGCTTAATTGTGAGGAAATCCATAAGGCAAAGGCAATGCAGGAGCTGTGCACCTGGAGTTTGTGAGTTTGGGCTGTGCCTGTGAGATTGGAGTGAAATATAAACTTTGAATTATGACATTTAGGGACAATCGTGAACCctaaggaaattcataaaattttatttgtgtttgtgcaaTGACTTAGTTCAAGAGGCAGGCATGACACCTCAGTTCTGTTATCACTGGACTCAGTTATCTAAAGCAAAGTAAAACAGGTGGCAGTTCAAGCCATCACATGGAGATTATGTCACATGTCCTTATTTTGTCACATGAccttatttcaaaacaaacacacatttcAGAGGCATTTCTTCTAAAGACAAGACAGAATATAATTCCATTATATTCTGGAAATTGGGACTAAAAATTGTGCAATGTTAAAAACTAAGCAACAGAAACATTGGCTTTAAAGTAGGTCATTGATTAGCAAGACCCCTCTCAGCCTACTATGTGCATGGTACCCAGAAACTGGTTCAGAATAGAAATCAATCATATGCAAGCTTGACTCTGAGAGACTGTCATGCAATTGCAAAATTTGGAAGTGCAAGACTGCACATCTTTAGGATAGTAGCCATCTTGGTGTTTTAGAGAATGAATTAAGACACTACATAGTACATTTCAGTTTCACATTCAAAAGAGGCATTCTCATACAGATGAGCCAAGTTAcaggaagagaaatggagaggaCACCCACTAGACATATTTTACAAGGAGAAAGGATTCTGTGATCATCTTTACTTCAATGACTCCCTGGGGGAATGTGGACAGAGCATTCCTAATCTCCACTAATattttcaaagcttcaattaaaataaaatcattaattgtTCTAATTACTTTACCACAACTGATAAATAATTATTATGTCTGCTAAAGCATGTTTATGTATGGAAGAGAGCACAATTAAAATCATTTAGTTCAATTAATTTCAGAAATTTCAAGCATACAGTTACCACTTGGATGAAAATGTTCAATAACTTTTGCCATTAAAATCTGTTGCCAGGCTGGACAAtgatggagcatgcctttaataccaggatttgggagtcagaggcaggcagatctcttcaTGTTCTAGGTTAGCCTATTCTACTGAGTGAGTTCAACACAGTgaggtctacatagagaaactctgcctcgaaaagccaaaaaaggaaacaaaaaaagattgCCAGAAATATGTggaacagcacacacacaacattaaaatgtatttatgatgTGACAAACACCTGCATTTTATGGAGTGATTTACACGGAAGGTTTGTGAATTCTGTGGCTCTCAAGTGCAGAGGTCCATGTACTGATTAAAATGGAGAAAACACAATTTCTGATGTTTTCCACTCCAAGAACATGTGAAGCTTTCTTATCCTGATATTTTTATTCTGCACAGAGTCTCCCTCAGAGCCTGGTGGACCTGCTTGTTGCGCAGGGTGTAGATGATGGGGTTCAGAAGGGGTGTCACTACTGTGTTCACAAGAGCAGCCTCTCTGTTGGATTCAAGCCTACTCATTTGCCTTGGtttcacatatataaacacacagctGCCGTACATCAGAGAGAGGACGATGAGGTGGGATGAGCAGGTGGAGAaagctttctgtctctccttggcTGATGGGAGACGCACAATTGTGACTACTATGCTGCTGTATGCGATGGTGGTTATGATGAGGGAGGACAGAAGGATAATCAAAGCAAGGGCGAACGTCAGAGCTTCAGCAGATCTGGTGTCAGAGCAGGAGAGGTGGATCAGAGGGCTGATGTCACAGAAGAAGTGTGGGATGACATGGGGGCCGCAGAAGGATAACCGTGATACCTTCACGACTAGCCACATGATCAGGGTGAAGGTGACAGCAAGACAGGCCATGATTAGGAGGGTGCAGGTCCTCAGGTCCATGATGGTGGGATAATGCAGAGGCTTGCAAATAGCCACACACCTGTCCACTGACATCAGAGCTATGAGAAGAAAACCGAATGCCCCGATAAATAGAGTGACAAAGGCTTGTATCAAACAGGCAACAAAGGAAATTGTTTGTTTCCCTAAAAGAAATATAGCCAGCAACTTGGGAATAACAGCACTCGTAAAACAAGACTCCACAAAGGAGAAAACACCgagaaaaaagtacatggggCTTTTCAGCCGGGCGCTGATGCAGACGATGGAGACAATGAGAACATTTCCGGTGATGGAGGCCAGGTATGCCAGCAGGTTCAGAGAGAAGAGAAGTCTGCCCAGGTGCTGGGCAGCAGGAAATCCCTCCAGGGTAAATTCCTGGACAGTGGTCCTGTTTTCCATTCCCACTGTCTAAGACAATTTATGGTGGAAAGATCACAGAGAGCAGAGTTGCGAGGTCATTCAGCACCTTGTTCGTGGTGTGAAGACTAATGTGACGAAACTGTTCCTCTCTGCTTTTGACAGGAGTCTGGGTCTTCTTAAGTTTAACTATATGTCATAATTATTGGCATTTTATTCTTAGGTCTGAGCATTGCTATTCTCACCATAACCTCTTACACTACTATACTGGCCACCTGAAGTCACTGTTCCTCCTGTCCCCACAATATCATCAGTATTAGGTTCCTGCCACCTCTGTTTCACCACGAGGAGAGATCAAAAATTTCAGATATCAGAGGTATTAAAGCCTGCATTCTAACTGGGCTTTATGGAATCCAAAATTCCTGCTTCTTCTCAATATTTATGACAATGAGTTTTTAGTGCattccatttatatttttattgtcacTATAACTCTGTCGGGGGATATATGTGGGGAtaagaggacaatttgcaggactCAGTTGCTTCTTGCACCCTATATGTCCTGGAGATCAAATTCATGCCCTCAGATTTGGTGGCAAGTACCTCAACTTGCTGAAGCAATATTCTCTTTAGGAGAAAATATCCAACTGACAGTCTCGTAAAGCTATGTGGGAGCTACCCTCCACTGATGCCACTTTCTCCTTCTTCAGGTAATAGTAATGACCTATGGTGGGCCTAAGGGCAGAGAGGCTCTAGACAGATGTGTTTCAGCATGACCACTAACATAAAGGCACTGAGATGACCATGCACAAGGGATCTCACCAGTACAGGGTAAGCCAAGGACATAAGCTTGTTCCTCTGGGCTCCACCTTAGCACATAGGTGGATGCTGGTGGAAGTTTTTCACAGCATAAACCCACCAGGAAGAATGATCCAGACACATTTCACTGTCCCCTTCACTCACGGTGACTTCatcattctctcttctatcaaATCTGGGGGTTAAGTTGCTGGTGGTAAGGTGGAATATGTGTCTGTCCCACACCATCGTCACCAAGATCTGGGTGTACTGTGTACCTCATTTTCCTTCATGCCTCAGGACCTTCAGAGCAGCCTAAGGAACAATCCAGCATGCTGCTTGCCTTTCTGGTGAGCATCTGGCCTTTCCTCCACATGGCTCTCTCCTTTGTAATCCCTCAGAACTTAGTGTGAAATTGTCTCTTTTGGATTATACCAAGAATGTAAATCTCCAAAAGCACAAATCTAATATGTCTTTGATAATTTCCCCACAAGAATTTGGTCACTAGCATGATGTCCCTAGGCAGGGAACAGGATGCCTCAGGGCTCATTATCAGTGGAGGGAATAGAAAGGAAATGTCATGCACAGCTGGGCTCCCGAGAGATTTTTAATTGGTCACTTTCAAGAACAAGATAGAACACTGTTTTCTGTCTGAGGTGACAGGTAGTGCCTGCTGTCCTCTGCTGAGACATTTTTACTTGAATTTCCTGAGGTTCTCTCAGATCTCAACTTGGATATTTAACTATTTATTTGAGGTCAAAGTTCAGCCTTATATTTTCTACATGTAGTGTGTGTACTGAGGCCAGAGCAATGTAGCTAAATGTAAATATGTGATCATAGATGATTGGTCCTGGCCTTTTGTTTCTGACAGACTTATGGTGAAGGTTCAGAAGAAAGATGTACGGGAGAGAGTGGATTTTACCTTGTCTGTCCACTTATGTATGGGATAAttgttttacttatattttaatttagtttaattttatCAGTAATCAAGTAAAGAGGAAATTAACAAATTCAAGGTTAATATTTtaacacatgcatgtgtggtcACCAGCCACTGATGTTTTTATCGGCAGAGTATTTTCTTGCCTGGCCCAGCCTCCTTATTGAGGGAAATGCAATTCCTACTTTCTCATAGAAATAAAGGGAAGGCCAGGGTTCTCCTAACATATCAAATCCACCTAATCTTTgccatagagatagagatagagatagagatagagatagagatagagatagagatagagatagagatagagatagataggcATATATCCTAAAATATCACATTGTGCTCTGTAAATACAAACAACTATTATGAGTCAAAtcaatgtgtgtgtacacaatttGGTATATATTGTTGTCTTAGGgattcattgctgtgaaaagacactgtaACAATAATAAcccttataaaagacaacatttaattgaggctggcttaaaATTTTAGAGATTTAGTTCATTACGATCATCGCAGGAATCACAGCAGTGCACACGTAGAAAGAAATGTAACAAAGTGCTTCCACATACTAGAGAAACGTGATTCATCATCTCCCTGTGTTTGTCGTATTCTACTTAAAATAGTATCTAGGCTTATTCAGGCCACTGAACATATCATAATTTTATCTTAGTAGCTGACTAATGGATCAAAGTATGCATCTGTAATAAGTGAATCTCCTTATAATGAATAGATGTAGTTAGACATTGCTGGAAGGCATATGAGACTAAGGAGGGAGAAGCTGTTGCTTAGCATCATTCGATCTTGGGGCTTCTTCTCTTGGTTACCTCAGATTGGCTTCTGGAAATTGATCTCTACTTCTGGAGCTTTTAGATTTGCCATAAAAACCAGGGATCACACATACAAGATGTAGATAATTTAAGTTGGAACTGAGCTAGAAGAAACTTCCTTGCTAGATAGCTTCTGAAATTCCAGAAGATACTATACTTGCAAACTGAGAACAAAAGGtgttcacttgcctgtcactgtaccaataccatgcagtttttaacactattgctctgtagtattgcttgaggtctgggatactgattcccccagaagttcttttactgttgagaatagttttagctatcttgggtttttggttattccagatgagtttgagatttgctctttctaactctgtgaagaactgagttgggattttgatggggtttgcattgaatctatagattgcttctggcaaaatggccattttaactatattaattctgctatccacgagcatggaagatttttccattttctgaggtcttcaatttccttcttcagagacctgaagttcttgtcatatagatctttcacttgtttggttagagtcacaccaagattctttatattgtttgtgacttttgtgaagggtgtcatttccctaacttctttctcaacctgcttatcctttgagtataggaaggctactgatttgcttgagttgattttataaccggccactttgctgaagttgtttatcagctgtaggaattctctggtggagttttgtgggtcacttaagtatactatcatatgatctgcaaatagtgatagtttgacttcttcctttccaatttgtatccctttggcctccttatgctgtctaattgctttagctagaacttcaagtactatattaaaaatatatggagagagaggacagccttgtttattccctgattttagtgggatagctttaagtttctccccatttagtttgatgttggctaccacaagtggaccaatggaataggattgaagacccagaaatgaacccacacacctatggtcacttgatcttcgacaacagagctgaaaacatctagtggaaaaaagatagccttttcaacaagtggtgctggttcaattggaggtcagcatgcagaagaatgcaaattgatccattcttatctcctcatactaagctcaactccaagtgaatcaaggacctccacataaaacctgacacactgaaactaatagaaaagaaactggggaagacccttgaggacatgggcacaggggaaaagttcctgaacagaacaccaatagcttatgctctaagatcaagaattgacaaatgggacctcataaaattacaaggtttctgtaaggcaaaggacactctcaaaaggacaaaacagcaaccaacaaattgggaaaggatcttcatcaaccctaaatctgacagagggctaatatccaatatatacaaagaattcaagaagttagaccccagagaaccaaataaccttattaaaaatggggtacagagctaaacaaagaattttcacctgaagaaattcagatggctgagaagcaccttaagaaatgttcaacatcattaatcattagggaaatgcaaatcaaaacaaccctgagatttcacctcacaccagtcagaatggctaaggttaaaaactcaggagacagcaggtattggtgaggatgtggagaaagaagaacactcctccactgctggtgggattgcaagctggtacaaccactctggaaatcagtgtggcggatgtttagaaaattggacatgacacttcctgaggaccctcctataccactcctgggcatatacccagaggattccccagcatgcattaaggacacatgcttcgctatattcatagcagccttatttataatagccagaagcaggaaagaacccagatgtccctcaatggaagaatggatacagaaaatgtggtatatttacacaatggaatactactcagcaattaaaaacaatgaattcatgaaatttttaggcaaatgtttggaactggaaaatatcttcctaagtgaggtaacccaatcacaaagaatacacatggtatgcaatcactgataagtggatattaattagcccagaagctctgaatactcaagacacaattagcatatcaaatgattcccaagaagaaggaaggagagggccctggtcctggaaaggcttgatccactattgtaggggagtaccaggacagagaaatgggaagggggtgattggggaatgggtggagagaagagggcttatgggacatatggggggggaccaggaaaggggaaagcatttggaatgtaaacaaagaatatagaaaataaatttaaaaagaaaaaagaaaaagatatctgacaaaatagacttcaaaccaaaattagAAGATATAAGAAGGCTACctactcatcaatggaaaaaaaaaatcaagaggacATTACAATTtttaacatctatgcaccaaacacaagggAACCCAAGTTGATAACAGAACCACTACTTTAGCTTAAATACATGTTGACCCTCACAAACTACCCTGATAGTGGCAACATCAATATTGCACTCTTGCAAATAAATAGGTCATCCAgagtaaaactaaaagaaattctggaattAACTGATAtcataaaccaaatggacctaacagatatttatagaacatttcattcaaacacaaaagaatataccttcttctcggcacctcatggaacattctccaaaattaaccGCATATTCAGACACagagcaagtctcaacagatacaaaccAATTGAAATAACACTCTGCATCATATCTGACCACCATAGATTAAAACTGgatatcaacaaaagaaaaaaaccagaaagattACAAATTCATGGAACAACTCATTAgtgaatgaaaaatgggtcaaggaagaaatcaaaaatgAAATGCAAGAATTTCTAGAAGTGAATGAAAGCAAATATAccacataacaacagacactgagaaaatcAAGAGAATCATAATTCccaaacctgtactcaacaatattgaaaaatctaaaaggaatgaataattttctttatacatatcacttaccaaagttaaatcaatgtCAGATAGTTTTGTATTAAACAGACCTATATCCCCTagtaaaatagaagcagtaatgGAAAGATTACTACTGTAAAAGAGCTCAGGCCCAgatgttttagcacagaattttgTAGCCTAAGATTTTTCAAAGTCGactttatttagaattttttaacACTTCaaccttccttctagcccaccaaccaAAGTAGGGAAGAAGATAGTTAATAGGACAAAGgagttgtggacctgtttagaaatagttacTTGGGAGCAATTCCAGTCTTCATTATCAGGATATCAGCATTCTAGTTCAAAAGCTAACAGTGGTtcaatccagcagaaaccacaAAGTTCCACCAAAAGTAGCTGGAATACTGTCGGAAGTTCTTCAGTACATTTCTGTCTATGAAGTCATAACAAGAAAAGAACAGTGAGAAACAGTCAAGAGCTGCATGGTGAGTGAAGCCAGAGAAGCCCAGTGAAGCCTTACAAGGTGTAGCGATGTAAGAAAATCCTTTCACTGTCTACTGGGTTctacttatactctttccaaacatcatgtgccctctcaagtgtctgctccaatgaaacatcacatgtcctctcataAGACACCTTAAATAAAACAACCTAGAAATtaacaatactcctcaaattattaaaaaaaaatagaaacacaaagagtATTACCTAATTTGTTTTCTGAGTCAACATTTATCCCACAACCTAAACTACATAAAGACCTAAGGAAAAAAGAGAATCACTGGCCAATGTCCCTTATGAGCatagatacaaaacaaaacaaaacaaaaaacaaaacaaaaaaacaaaacaaaacaaaaaaacccaaatacaataaaacgattatccaccatgatcaagtaggcctcatcacagagattcagggatggttcaacatacataaatcaatacatatctaccatataaacaaaatgaaagacaaaaccGCATGACCATGTTACTagataaaaaaaaccaaaaacaaaagacacctttgaaaaatccaacaccccttcatcataaaagtcctggagagattagggaCACAAGGATCATATCTCAACATATTAAAGGCAGTTTATAGCAAGTCCATAGCCTACATCAacttaaataaagagaaactcaaagcagttCCACTAAAATCATGAATAAGGCAAACTGTACAGTCCATGCCTATTTAACATAGTTTTTGAGGTCTTAGATAGAGTGATAAGACAACTGAAGAAGATCAGGAGGAAGGCTAGCTAAAGTAGCTATATTTGATGATATAATATGTAGTTGCTTGTATTCAAGTGCTAATTAGGTCCCTCAAAAAACTTTACATGAGAGCATCTGCATGTAGCTGCTTGGAACCTGCCCCCAGTTTGTTCTGATTGGTAAACAAAGAAGCCAGCAGTCAATAGCTGGGGAGAACAGACAGAGGCTGGGTTTTAGGATTGGGCTTGGGACTtcgaggaggagaaagaagagatccACAATGCTTTAGGAGAGTGTGAAGAGAAGAGAGATACAAAGGCTGCCTGGGGGAGAGAAGCAAGGAGAGTGCTCTGGTCTCTGGGCCAAGAAAATGTGGCTCAGACAGCTGACTAATTGAAGTTGagagcagccaagatggaacatAGAAATTAATAAGTAGCAACATGGAATTATTGGCAGGAGATAGATTCTAGCAACATGGAGGATAGGCAGTTAACTAGCTATTGTACTATATAAGGCATGTTAAAATAtaaggtctctctgtgtgtcttttatttgatAAATCATTGAGGTAGATAGCAATATGAGATTTATTAAATATCAATGTTAGAATAATTGTATACATAAGTGCCCTTAAACATTCTACCAGGGAAcccctacagttgataaacacttGCATTAAAATAACtagacataaaattaattcacaaaaatTAGCAGACTTCCGGTATACAAATggcaaacagactgagaaagaaatcatggaaacagcACCTTTCATAATagactcaaaaatataaaatatcttggaataaCGCAAACCAAGTGAAAGGCtttcataataaaattttatgacgttgaggaaagaaagaagataccagaagatggaaagatctcccatcctTTTGGATCAGTGCAATAAATATAGTAAGGATGAACATtctaccaaaatcaatctacagatccaatacaatcccaatcaaaattctaaTACATTTCCTGAGAGATTTTAAAAGGACAATTCTcagtttcatacacacacacacacacacacacacacacacacacactcacacacaaaatctttaataataaaagaactgcttcTGATTTTCATCTGtacctggagctgaccctgtgccacagatcTCTGTACCCAAATCCCTCtgagagagagctggtctcccaggggtgctgacacacctgagagcgcaggtaagaccaccactgctgctcaaaTACCTGGCCCAAAAGGGACCTtcccagagccctcaggacacaggaacccagGAGCAGACATGGACAGgattctggtttccatctgtgcccctgagctgaccctgtgccaagctctccatacccaaacaTCAAATTCTGGCTCAGCCTACAGGATCCCTGCCACTTTGCAGTCTCCCCTCTATGTCTCATAAACAGGTCTGGCATGTATTTGAGCTCCTCAAGAAGGTCTTTTGGGGGCATGGGGAATGTTATTCTGCCATTTTCTCAGAGTGCTGATCCttgaataaactttattttttaaaatatacttcacTTTCTTAATAGCTTTGGCTTTCACGTGGTGAGTG
It contains:
- the LOC127677598 gene encoding olfactory receptor 6C74-like, with protein sequence MENRTTVQEFTLEGFPAAQHLGRLLFSLNLLAYLASITGNVLIVSIVCISARLKSPMYFFLGVFSFVESCFTSAVIPKLLAIFLLGKQTISFVACLIQAFVTLFIGAFGFLLIALMSVDRCVAICKPLHYPTIMDLRTCTLLIMACLAVTFTLIMWLVVKVSRLSFCGPHVIPHFFCDISPLIHLSCSDTRSAEALTFALALIILLSSLIITTIAYSSIVVTIVRLPSAKERQKAFSTCSSHLIVLSLMYGSCVFIYVKPRQMSRLESNREAALVNTVVTPLLNPIIYTLRNKQVHQALRETLCRIKISG